The following proteins come from a genomic window of Maniola hyperantus chromosome 8, iAphHyp1.2, whole genome shotgun sequence:
- the Mnn1 gene encoding menin: MSVISDYKHFFPIDSIQKVCDLFEEQLCSNKEPDLALFSIIIGAVENNLTKVKNSEKDVNLPSNKFIKMTFPSVEWDEVKTLYDRFVCLMKSGVDAKLLSGELATRDLVKRVADVVWNSLTRSYYKDRAHLQSIYSFLTGNKLDCFGVAFAVTAGCQVLGKQDVHLALSEDHAWVVFGKDGSNTAEVTWHGKGNEDKRGRSVGEGVLARSWLYVAGKPVVCSRVMELAALVSSINPTLTPTIDVHEVAQMQHRLLWLLFDKGHLDAYPMALGNLGDLDEYMKISNCTEEADNSTLKDETGVTESNTPRPDSAALYVQAIRSSRTYYEDRHVYPYTFQGGYYHRHKMYKEAFHAWACAGDVIRHYNYSRDDEEIYKEFSEIANELIPQLMKAESSGHSARSILKDPECFASLLRFYDGICKWEEGSQTPILHIGWAKPLVSTISKFDAEVRAQVNIVCSPDNGEPTDETRKSENSSQKEDKEMDNDRWNNNSENTELSVREQLTAAVNSRPRVTLYSHKMAALKPLLLAERLNTHALQLQLTAQSQLQRPQPPAKRREDDEPNSQAPTARAKRARRER; encoded by the exons atgtCTGTAATATCTgattataaacattttttccCAATAGACAGTATTCAAAAAGTATGTGACCTTTTTGAGGAGCAGTTGTGCAGCAATAAGGAACCGGACTTAGCATTGTTTTCTATTATAATTGGAGctgttgaaaataatttaacaaaagTTAAAAACAGTGAAAAGGATGTGAATTTGCCCTCaaataaattcattaaaatGACTTTTCCTTCTGTAGAGTGGGACGAAGTGAAAACACTTTATGATCGCTTCGTATGTTTGATGAAAAGCGGCGTCGACGCAAAGTTGTTAAGTGGAGAACTTGCTACGCGTGATTTAGTGAAGAGAGTGGCAGATGTGGTTTGGAACTCCTTGACACGCAGTTATTATAAGGACAGGGCTCACCTACAGTCCATTTACAGCTTTTTAACTGGAAACAAATTGGATTGTTTTGGAGTAGCTTTTGCTGTGACTGCTGGTTGTCAGGTTCTGGGTAAACAAGATGTACACCTAGCGCTCTCAGAAGATCATGCTTGGGTTGTTTTTGGAAAAGATGGATCAAACACGGCTGAA GTAACATGGCATGGCAAAGGTAACGAAGACAAAAGGGGCCGGTCAGTTGGAGAAGGAGTGCTTGCTCGGTCGTGGCTGTATGTGGCTGGCAAACCTGTTGTGTGCTCTCGTGTAATGGAACTTGCAGCATTAGTGTCATCCATTAATCCCACACTAACACCTACTATTGATGTACATGAAGTAGCCCAGATGCAGCACAGGCTCCTTTGGCTGTTGTTTGATAAAG GCCATTTAGATGCATATCCTATGGCTTTGGGGAATCTCGGCGATCTGGATGAGTATATGAAGATATCGAATTGCACAGAGGAAGCAGATAATTCCACATTAAAAGATGAAACCGGGGTCACAGAGTCAAATACACCAAGACCAGATTCTGCAGCTTTGTATGTTCAAGCAATTCGCTCTTCTAGAACATATTATGAGGATCGGCATGTGTACCCTTACACTTTTCAGGGTGGCTATTACCACCGACATAAGATGTATAAGGAAGCATTTCATGCCTGGGCCTGTGCTGGTGATGTTATTAGACA TTATAATTATTCAAGAGATGATGAAGAAATATACAAGGAATTTTCTGAAATTGCAAATGAACTTATACCACAATTAATGAAAGCTGAGAGCTCTGGACATTCGGCgagatcaattttaaaggatCCAGAATGTTTTGCATCCCTTCTTAG ATTTTACGATGGAATTTGTAAATGGGAAGAGGGAAGCCAAACACCCATTCTGCACATAGGATGGGCGAAGCCTCTCGTTAGTACCATATCGAAGTTTGATGCAGAGGTAAGAGCCCAGGTTAATATAGTCTGTAGCCCTGACAACGGCGAGCCAACAGATGAAACCCGCAAATCAGAAAATTCAAGTCAAAAAGAGGACAAGGAGATGGATAATGACCGATGGAACAATAACTCGGAGAATACAGAACTGTCGGTCAGGGAGCAACTGACCGCAGCAGTCAACAGCAGACCTCGGGTGACACTGTATAGTCACAAGATGGCAGCTCTCAAGCCACTGCTGTTGGCCGAGCGCCTCAACACGCACGCATTGCAGTTGCAGCTGACGGCGCAAAGTCAGTTACAAAGGCCTCAGCCGCCGGCTAAGCGGCGTGAGGATGATGAGCCCAATTCCCAAGCGCCGACGGCGCGAGCCAAACGCGCTCGTCGTGAACGTTAA